From a single Amyelois transitella isolate CPQ chromosome 18, ilAmyTran1.1, whole genome shotgun sequence genomic region:
- the LOC106130132 gene encoding chromosome-associated kinesin KIF4 isoform X3 — protein sequence MVEADKCTIDTVQVALRIRPLMQQEIDRGCDECIEVVANEQQVIIKDLAFTYNYVFAQHINQQEFYDTAVKGLIGKLFQGYNVTILAYGQTGSGKTYTMGTNYSGSDGDSTKLGVIPQAVADIFDFIETHEDKFIFKVSVSFMELYQEQCYDLLSGKERGHSIIEIREDINKGVILPGITELQVASTRDTMTILERGSIGRVTGSTAMNQASSRSHAVFTIIIAKESRTDKNIATTAKFHLVDLAGSERIKKTKASGERLKEGVKINQGLLALGNVISALGDGTNRSFIGYRDSKLTRLLQDSLGGNSLTLMVACVSPADYNLDETVSTLRYADRARRIRNKPIINQDAKSAEIVRLNNLVNELRLQLLGKLPTASEQNNEQLQEELDREKARYAELLKKHKQVTEHLSNMLIENTNLCEKALLAEAAKDKIERKLNELTEQCNQTIENLNTTEAQDEEAQKTSVVDYLKEIKTRLEDLQSVNLKTNEELIDHEIKLSFVKDDDNEKMDDDVLLNEDQAVMEEEKRAMGQVALNQELQELNRAMAIKASVVQAILANNKDMLESHNNLRENEEKIAKLEKERDELMQQLKQTKSKDPSHEERRTKVSTLEAEISDLKKKCQQQANIIKTKEKNEAKIAALNAELQAMKATKVKIIKQMREESEKFRKWKADNERAMLRLKNEDRKRATAMAKMESLHAKQQNVLKRKMEEAVAVNKRLKEALERQKNTAMKRNAKGSVKAGAVQQYIEQELEVHLSIVEAEKSLEELMEYRAWITEQIEILRNSTDDVENRKKIAELEDDLALRKAQISDLQQKILTADQENKSRTQWDNIQSMLEAKVALKCLFELLVDTKRELQNQSEKGFQARYEEVKEAHDRLMVEYEHSKAEFERQLATVKMQSEQKLTALVALQRGVVRGDKSEACKHLQNVIQYQQDKLEQVEEENKKLMDELEQLRSAGTKAKKQRKNGPVEKLKEEYVEPTDEEDDEDEDEERDPDWRATPLFKRIQAQRSSRLTMNFKPEADSSRAPKRGSDGAPHCCCRGSCSTKMCGCVKNEKGCGSACRCQSALCRNRRRTSSDSEDKENNPSGTEMSSSLDTTPQSYFDKRNYLDATYVKAKRPYFFPLDPSEEQAKPIKTE from the exons ATGGTTGAGGCAGATAAATGCACGATAGACACTGTGCAAGTGGCCCTTAGGATAAGGCCTCTAATGCAGCAGGAAATAGATAGAGGATGTGATGAGTGCATAGAGGTGGTCGCCAATGAGCAACAGGTGATAATAAAGGACCTGGCCTTTACCTATAACTATGTCTTTGCCCAGCATATAAACCAACAGGAATTTTATGACACAGCTGTAAAAGGACTTATAGGAAAACTCTTCCAAG GTTACAATGTAACTATACTCGCATACGGGCAGACTGGCTCTGGCAAGACATATACTATGGGCACAAATTACTCTGGCTCAGATGGAGATTCCACAAAGTTAG GTGTAATACCCCAGGCTGTGGCAGATATATTTGACTTTATCGAGACCCATGAGGACAAGTTCATATTCAAAGTTTCCGTATCCTTCATGGAGTTGTACCAGGAGCAGTGCTACGATCTGCTTTCAGGAAAGGAGAGGGGACACAGCATCATAGAAATAAGGGAGGATATTAACAAAGGCGTAATTTTACCAG GTATAACTGAGCTGCAAGTGGCATCAACCAGAGACACCATGACGATATTGGAGAGAGGCTCCATTGGCCGGGTGACTGGCTCCACTGCTATGAACCAAGCGTCCAGCAGAAGCCACGCTGTGTTCACTATCATTATAGCTAAAGAAAGTAGGACTGACAA gaACATAGCAACAACTGCAAAGTTTCACTTAGTGGACTTGGCTGGTTCCGagcgtattaaaaaaactaaagcgAGCGGCGAGAGGTTGAAGGAGGGAGTGAAGATCAACCAGGGGTTATTGGCACTGGGCAACGTCATCTCGGCACTTGGCGATGGGACCAACAGGAGTTTCATCGGTTATAGGGACAGTAAACTGACCAGGTTACTTCAAG ACAGTCTCGGCGGTAACTCTCTCACTCTGATGGTGGCGTGCGTGAGCCCCGCGGATTATAACTTGGACGAAACAGTTTCTACCCTCCGATACGCGGACCGAGCTAGACGTATCCGCAACAAGCCTATCATCAACCAAGACGCCAAGTCTGCTGAGATCGTGAG GTTGAACAACTTAGTAAACGAATTGAGGCTGCAACTCCTTGGTAAACTGCCGACAGCGTCCGAGCAGAACAACGAACAACTCCAAGAGGAGTTAGACAGGGAGAAGGCCAGATATGCGGAACTTCTAAAAAAACACAAGCAAGTCACCGAACACCTTAGCAATATGCTCATTGAGAACACGAATTTGTGCGAAAAGGCACTGTTAGCAGAAGCAGCGAAGGATAAAATTGAAAGGAAACTAAACGAATTAACCGAACAATGCAATCAGACTATAGAAAACTTGAATACAACGGAAGCGCAAGACGAGGAAGCTCAGAAGACGTCCGTTGTAGATTATTTGAAGGAGATTAAGACAAGGTTGGAAGACTTGCAGTCGGTTAATCTGAAGACCAATGAAGAGTTGATTGATCACGAGATTAAGCTGTCGTTTGTGAAGGACGATGACAATGAGAAGATGGATGATGACGTGCTGTTGAATGAGGACCAGGCTGTCATGGAAGAGGAGAAGAGAGCTATGGGACAG GTGGCGCTCAACCAAGAATTGCAAGAGCTCAACCGCGCTATGGCCATCAAGGCGTCCGTGGTCCAAGCTATACTGGCTAACAATAAAGACATGTTGGAGAGTCATAATAACTTACGTGAGAATGAAGAGAAGATCGCCAAGTTGGAGAAAGAGCGAGACGAGTTGATGCAACAGTTGAAGCAAACCAAG AGCAAGGATCCATCCCACGAGGAACGCCGCACCAAAGTGTCGACCCTTGAGGCGGAGATTTCAGACCTAAAGAAGAAGTGCCAGCAACAGGCCAACATCATCAAAACTAAAGAGAAGAATGAAGCCAAGATTGCTGCCCTCAATGCTGAATTACAAGCTATGAAGGCTACTAAG gtgaaaataataaaacaaatgcgCGAAGAGAGTGAGAAGTTCCGCAAATGGAAAGCGGACAACGAACGAGCTATGTTGAGACTGAAGAACGAGGATCGCAAGCGTGCCACCGCCATGGCCAAGATGGAGTCTCTGCACGCGAAACAACAGAACGTGCTCAAACGCAAGATGGAGGAGGCGGTCGCCGTCAACAAGAGATTGAAG GAAGCCCTAGAAAGACAAAAGAATACGGCAATGAAACGCAACGCGAAGGGAAGCGTGAAGGCGGGCGCAGTACAGCAGTACATTGAACAAGAATTGGAAGTACATTTGAGCATTGTCGAAGCTGAGAAGTCATTGGAGGAGCTCATGGAATATAG ggCATGGATTACGGAGCAAATCGAGATTCTCCGCAACAGTACAGACGATGTAGAGAATCGCAAGAAGATTGCCGAGTTGGAAGACGACCTCGCTTTGAGGAAGGCGCAGATATCTGACCTCCAGCAGAAGATATTGACCGCTGATCAAG AAAACAAATCGCGCACGCAATGGGACAACATCCAGTCGATGTTGGAAGCGAAGGTGGCTCTGAAGTGCCTCTTCGAATTACTGGTGGACACCAAGCGCGAGCTGCAGAACCAGAGCGAGAAAGGCTTCCAGGCGCGGTACGAGGAGGTCAAGGAGGCGCATGATAG gttAATGGTAGAATACGAACACAGCAAGGCTGAATTCGAGAGGCAGTTGGCTACAGTCAAGATGCAAAGTGAACAAAAG TTGACGGCCCTAGTGGCGCTCCAACGCGGCGTCGTTCGCGGCGACAAGAGCGAGGCGTGCAAACACTTGCAGAACGTGATACAATACCAGCAGGACAAGTTGGAACAGGTCGAGGAGGAGAAT aaaaaactAATGGACGAACTCGAGCAGCTTCGTTCCGCCGGCACAAAGGCTAAGAAGCAGCGTAAGAACGGTCCCGTGGAGAAACTGAAGGAAGAATACGTGGAGCCGACTGATGAGGAGGACGACGAGGACGAGGACGAGGAGCGGGACCCCGACTGGAGGGCCACGCCGCTCTTCAAGAGGATACAG GCGCAGCGTTCCTCCCGCCTGACCATGAACTTCAAGCCGGAGGCGGACAGCTCGCGCGCCCCCAAGCGAGGCAGCGACGGCGCGCCGCACTGCTGCTGTCGCGGCAGCTGCTCCACCAAGATGTGCGGCTGTGTCAAGAATGAAAAG ggtTGCGGAAGCGCTTGCAGATGCCAGAGCGCGCTTTGTAGAAATAGAAGGAGAACATCTTCTGACAGCGAAGATAAAGAGAATAAC CCGTCCGGTACGGAAATGTCTTCCTCCTTAGATACAACGCCGCAGTCGTACTTCGATAAGCG AAACTATCTTGACGCGACGTATGTAAAGGCGAAAAGGCCTTATTTCTTCCCGCTTGATCCGAGCGAAGAACAAGCTAAACCTATAAAG ACTGAATAA
- the LOC106130132 gene encoding chromosome-associated kinesin KIF4 isoform X1, which produces MVEADKCTIDTVQVALRIRPLMQQEIDRGCDECIEVVANEQQVIIKDLAFTYNYVFAQHINQQEFYDTAVKGLIGKLFQGYNVTILAYGQTGSGKTYTMGTNYSGSDGDSTKLGVIPQAVADIFDFIETHEDKFIFKVSVSFMELYQEQCYDLLSGKERGHSIIEIREDINKGVILPGITELQVASTRDTMTILERGSIGRVTGSTAMNQASSRSHAVFTIIIAKESRTDKNIATTAKFHLVDLAGSERIKKTKASGERLKEGVKINQGLLALGNVISALGDGTNRSFIGYRDSKLTRLLQDSLGGNSLTLMVACVSPADYNLDETVSTLRYADRARRIRNKPIINQDAKSAEIVRLNNLVNELRLQLLGKLPTASEQNNEQLQEELDREKARYAELLKKHKQVTEHLSNMLIENTNLCEKALLAEAAKDKIERKLNELTEQCNQTIENLNTTEAQDEEAQKTSVVDYLKEIKTRLEDLQSVNLKTNEELIDHEIKLSFVKDDDNEKMDDDVLLNEDQAVMEEEKRAMGQVALNQELQELNRAMAIKASVVQAILANNKDMLESHNNLRENEEKIAKLEKERDELMQQLKQTKSKDPSHEERRTKVSTLEAEISDLKKKCQQQANIIKTKEKNEAKIAALNAELQAMKATKVKIIKQMREESEKFRKWKADNERAMLRLKNEDRKRATAMAKMESLHAKQQNVLKRKMEEAVAVNKRLKEALERQKNTAMKRNAKGSVKAGAVQQYIEQELEVHLSIVEAEKSLEELMEYRAWITEQIEILRNSTDDVENRKKIAELEDDLALRKAQISDLQQKILTADQENKSRTQWDNIQSMLEAKVALKCLFELLVDTKRELQNQSEKGFQARYEEVKEAHDRLMVEYEHSKAEFERQLATVKMQSEQKLTALVALQRGVVRGDKSEACKHLQNVIQYQQDKLEQVEEENKKLMDELEQLRSAGTKAKKQRKNGPVEKLKEEYVEPTDEEDDEDEDEERDPDWRATPLFKRIQAQRSSRLTMNFKPEADSSRAPKRGSDGAPHCCCRGSCSTKMCGCVKNEKGCGSACRCQSALCRNRRRTSSDSEDKENNPSGTEMSSSLDTTPQSYFDKRFETSKELEKQNSPSKSDSPQKSGSNQVARPMRPLADRRAAAENRTQRWMLALLLYNTCLAPMSSYCADTIFENYLDATYVKAKRPYFFPLDPSEEQAKPIKTE; this is translated from the exons ATGGTTGAGGCAGATAAATGCACGATAGACACTGTGCAAGTGGCCCTTAGGATAAGGCCTCTAATGCAGCAGGAAATAGATAGAGGATGTGATGAGTGCATAGAGGTGGTCGCCAATGAGCAACAGGTGATAATAAAGGACCTGGCCTTTACCTATAACTATGTCTTTGCCCAGCATATAAACCAACAGGAATTTTATGACACAGCTGTAAAAGGACTTATAGGAAAACTCTTCCAAG GTTACAATGTAACTATACTCGCATACGGGCAGACTGGCTCTGGCAAGACATATACTATGGGCACAAATTACTCTGGCTCAGATGGAGATTCCACAAAGTTAG GTGTAATACCCCAGGCTGTGGCAGATATATTTGACTTTATCGAGACCCATGAGGACAAGTTCATATTCAAAGTTTCCGTATCCTTCATGGAGTTGTACCAGGAGCAGTGCTACGATCTGCTTTCAGGAAAGGAGAGGGGACACAGCATCATAGAAATAAGGGAGGATATTAACAAAGGCGTAATTTTACCAG GTATAACTGAGCTGCAAGTGGCATCAACCAGAGACACCATGACGATATTGGAGAGAGGCTCCATTGGCCGGGTGACTGGCTCCACTGCTATGAACCAAGCGTCCAGCAGAAGCCACGCTGTGTTCACTATCATTATAGCTAAAGAAAGTAGGACTGACAA gaACATAGCAACAACTGCAAAGTTTCACTTAGTGGACTTGGCTGGTTCCGagcgtattaaaaaaactaaagcgAGCGGCGAGAGGTTGAAGGAGGGAGTGAAGATCAACCAGGGGTTATTGGCACTGGGCAACGTCATCTCGGCACTTGGCGATGGGACCAACAGGAGTTTCATCGGTTATAGGGACAGTAAACTGACCAGGTTACTTCAAG ACAGTCTCGGCGGTAACTCTCTCACTCTGATGGTGGCGTGCGTGAGCCCCGCGGATTATAACTTGGACGAAACAGTTTCTACCCTCCGATACGCGGACCGAGCTAGACGTATCCGCAACAAGCCTATCATCAACCAAGACGCCAAGTCTGCTGAGATCGTGAG GTTGAACAACTTAGTAAACGAATTGAGGCTGCAACTCCTTGGTAAACTGCCGACAGCGTCCGAGCAGAACAACGAACAACTCCAAGAGGAGTTAGACAGGGAGAAGGCCAGATATGCGGAACTTCTAAAAAAACACAAGCAAGTCACCGAACACCTTAGCAATATGCTCATTGAGAACACGAATTTGTGCGAAAAGGCACTGTTAGCAGAAGCAGCGAAGGATAAAATTGAAAGGAAACTAAACGAATTAACCGAACAATGCAATCAGACTATAGAAAACTTGAATACAACGGAAGCGCAAGACGAGGAAGCTCAGAAGACGTCCGTTGTAGATTATTTGAAGGAGATTAAGACAAGGTTGGAAGACTTGCAGTCGGTTAATCTGAAGACCAATGAAGAGTTGATTGATCACGAGATTAAGCTGTCGTTTGTGAAGGACGATGACAATGAGAAGATGGATGATGACGTGCTGTTGAATGAGGACCAGGCTGTCATGGAAGAGGAGAAGAGAGCTATGGGACAG GTGGCGCTCAACCAAGAATTGCAAGAGCTCAACCGCGCTATGGCCATCAAGGCGTCCGTGGTCCAAGCTATACTGGCTAACAATAAAGACATGTTGGAGAGTCATAATAACTTACGTGAGAATGAAGAGAAGATCGCCAAGTTGGAGAAAGAGCGAGACGAGTTGATGCAACAGTTGAAGCAAACCAAG AGCAAGGATCCATCCCACGAGGAACGCCGCACCAAAGTGTCGACCCTTGAGGCGGAGATTTCAGACCTAAAGAAGAAGTGCCAGCAACAGGCCAACATCATCAAAACTAAAGAGAAGAATGAAGCCAAGATTGCTGCCCTCAATGCTGAATTACAAGCTATGAAGGCTACTAAG gtgaaaataataaaacaaatgcgCGAAGAGAGTGAGAAGTTCCGCAAATGGAAAGCGGACAACGAACGAGCTATGTTGAGACTGAAGAACGAGGATCGCAAGCGTGCCACCGCCATGGCCAAGATGGAGTCTCTGCACGCGAAACAACAGAACGTGCTCAAACGCAAGATGGAGGAGGCGGTCGCCGTCAACAAGAGATTGAAG GAAGCCCTAGAAAGACAAAAGAATACGGCAATGAAACGCAACGCGAAGGGAAGCGTGAAGGCGGGCGCAGTACAGCAGTACATTGAACAAGAATTGGAAGTACATTTGAGCATTGTCGAAGCTGAGAAGTCATTGGAGGAGCTCATGGAATATAG ggCATGGATTACGGAGCAAATCGAGATTCTCCGCAACAGTACAGACGATGTAGAGAATCGCAAGAAGATTGCCGAGTTGGAAGACGACCTCGCTTTGAGGAAGGCGCAGATATCTGACCTCCAGCAGAAGATATTGACCGCTGATCAAG AAAACAAATCGCGCACGCAATGGGACAACATCCAGTCGATGTTGGAAGCGAAGGTGGCTCTGAAGTGCCTCTTCGAATTACTGGTGGACACCAAGCGCGAGCTGCAGAACCAGAGCGAGAAAGGCTTCCAGGCGCGGTACGAGGAGGTCAAGGAGGCGCATGATAG gttAATGGTAGAATACGAACACAGCAAGGCTGAATTCGAGAGGCAGTTGGCTACAGTCAAGATGCAAAGTGAACAAAAG TTGACGGCCCTAGTGGCGCTCCAACGCGGCGTCGTTCGCGGCGACAAGAGCGAGGCGTGCAAACACTTGCAGAACGTGATACAATACCAGCAGGACAAGTTGGAACAGGTCGAGGAGGAGAAT aaaaaactAATGGACGAACTCGAGCAGCTTCGTTCCGCCGGCACAAAGGCTAAGAAGCAGCGTAAGAACGGTCCCGTGGAGAAACTGAAGGAAGAATACGTGGAGCCGACTGATGAGGAGGACGACGAGGACGAGGACGAGGAGCGGGACCCCGACTGGAGGGCCACGCCGCTCTTCAAGAGGATACAG GCGCAGCGTTCCTCCCGCCTGACCATGAACTTCAAGCCGGAGGCGGACAGCTCGCGCGCCCCCAAGCGAGGCAGCGACGGCGCGCCGCACTGCTGCTGTCGCGGCAGCTGCTCCACCAAGATGTGCGGCTGTGTCAAGAATGAAAAG ggtTGCGGAAGCGCTTGCAGATGCCAGAGCGCGCTTTGTAGAAATAGAAGGAGAACATCTTCTGACAGCGAAGATAAAGAGAATAAC CCGTCCGGTACGGAAATGTCTTCCTCCTTAGATACAACGCCGCAGTCGTACTTCGATAAGCG GTTTGAAACATCAAAAGAACTGGAAAAACAAAACTCGCCTAGCAAAAGCGATAGCCCTCAAAAAAGCGGGTCTAACCAAGTTGCGCGTCCCATGCGTCCTTTGGCAGACCGCCGGGCCGCTGCCGAGAACCGCACGCAGCGATGGATGTTAGCGTTGTTGCTATACAATACTTGCCTCGCGCCCATGTCTTCTTATTGCGCGGACACTATATTTGA AAACTATCTTGACGCGACGTATGTAAAGGCGAAAAGGCCTTATTTCTTCCCGCTTGATCCGAGCGAAGAACAAGCTAAACCTATAAAG ACTGAATAA
- the LOC106130132 gene encoding chromosome-associated kinesin KIF4 isoform X2 gives MVEADKCTIDTVQVALRIRPLMQQEIDRGCDECIEVVANEQQVIIKDLAFTYNYVFAQHINQQEFYDTAVKGLIGKLFQGYNVTILAYGQTGSGKTYTMGTNYSGSDGDSTKLGVIPQAVADIFDFIETHEDKFIFKVSVSFMELYQEQCYDLLSGKERGHSIIEIREDINKGVILPGITELQVASTRDTMTILERGSIGRVTGSTAMNQASSRSHAVFTIIIAKESRTDKNIATTAKFHLVDLAGSERIKKTKASGERLKEGVKINQGLLALGNVISALGDGTNRSFIGYRDSKLTRLLQDSLGGNSLTLMVACVSPADYNLDETVSTLRYADRARRIRNKPIINQDAKSAEIVRLNNLVNELRLQLLGKLPTASEQNNEQLQEELDREKARYAELLKKHKQVTEHLSNMLIENTNLCEKALLAEAAKDKIERKLNELTEQCNQTIENLNTTEAQDEEAQKTSVVDYLKEIKTRLEDLQSVNLKTNEELIDHEIKLSFVKDDDNEKMDDDVLLNEDQAVMEEEKRAMGQVALNQELQELNRAMAIKASVVQAILANNKDMLESHNNLRENEEKIAKLEKERDELMQQLKQTKSKDPSHEERRTKVSTLEAEISDLKKKCQQQANIIKTKEKNEAKIAALNAELQAMKATKVKIIKQMREESEKFRKWKADNERAMLRLKNEDRKRATAMAKMESLHAKQQNVLKRKMEEAVAVNKRLKEALERQKNTAMKRNAKGSVKAGAVQQYIEQELEVHLSIVEAEKSLEELMEYRAWITEQIEILRNSTDDVENRKKIAELEDDLALRKAQISDLQQKILTADQENKSRTQWDNIQSMLEAKVALKCLFELLVDTKRELQNQSEKGFQARYEEVKEAHDRLMVEYEHSKAEFERQLATVKMQSEQKLTALVALQRGVVRGDKSEACKHLQNVIQYQQDKLEQVEEENKKLMDELEQLRSAGTKAKKQRKNGPVEKLKEEYVEPTDEEDDEDEDEERDPDWRATPLFKRIQAQRSSRLTMNFKPEADSSRAPKRGSDGAPHCCCRGSCSTKMCGCVKNEKGCGSACRCQSALCRNRRRTSSDSEDKENNPSGTEMSSSLDTTPQSYFDKRFETSKELEKQNSPSKSDSPQKSGSNQVARPMRPLADRRAAAENRTQRWINYLDATYVKAKRPYFFPLDPSEEQAKPIKTE, from the exons ATGGTTGAGGCAGATAAATGCACGATAGACACTGTGCAAGTGGCCCTTAGGATAAGGCCTCTAATGCAGCAGGAAATAGATAGAGGATGTGATGAGTGCATAGAGGTGGTCGCCAATGAGCAACAGGTGATAATAAAGGACCTGGCCTTTACCTATAACTATGTCTTTGCCCAGCATATAAACCAACAGGAATTTTATGACACAGCTGTAAAAGGACTTATAGGAAAACTCTTCCAAG GTTACAATGTAACTATACTCGCATACGGGCAGACTGGCTCTGGCAAGACATATACTATGGGCACAAATTACTCTGGCTCAGATGGAGATTCCACAAAGTTAG GTGTAATACCCCAGGCTGTGGCAGATATATTTGACTTTATCGAGACCCATGAGGACAAGTTCATATTCAAAGTTTCCGTATCCTTCATGGAGTTGTACCAGGAGCAGTGCTACGATCTGCTTTCAGGAAAGGAGAGGGGACACAGCATCATAGAAATAAGGGAGGATATTAACAAAGGCGTAATTTTACCAG GTATAACTGAGCTGCAAGTGGCATCAACCAGAGACACCATGACGATATTGGAGAGAGGCTCCATTGGCCGGGTGACTGGCTCCACTGCTATGAACCAAGCGTCCAGCAGAAGCCACGCTGTGTTCACTATCATTATAGCTAAAGAAAGTAGGACTGACAA gaACATAGCAACAACTGCAAAGTTTCACTTAGTGGACTTGGCTGGTTCCGagcgtattaaaaaaactaaagcgAGCGGCGAGAGGTTGAAGGAGGGAGTGAAGATCAACCAGGGGTTATTGGCACTGGGCAACGTCATCTCGGCACTTGGCGATGGGACCAACAGGAGTTTCATCGGTTATAGGGACAGTAAACTGACCAGGTTACTTCAAG ACAGTCTCGGCGGTAACTCTCTCACTCTGATGGTGGCGTGCGTGAGCCCCGCGGATTATAACTTGGACGAAACAGTTTCTACCCTCCGATACGCGGACCGAGCTAGACGTATCCGCAACAAGCCTATCATCAACCAAGACGCCAAGTCTGCTGAGATCGTGAG GTTGAACAACTTAGTAAACGAATTGAGGCTGCAACTCCTTGGTAAACTGCCGACAGCGTCCGAGCAGAACAACGAACAACTCCAAGAGGAGTTAGACAGGGAGAAGGCCAGATATGCGGAACTTCTAAAAAAACACAAGCAAGTCACCGAACACCTTAGCAATATGCTCATTGAGAACACGAATTTGTGCGAAAAGGCACTGTTAGCAGAAGCAGCGAAGGATAAAATTGAAAGGAAACTAAACGAATTAACCGAACAATGCAATCAGACTATAGAAAACTTGAATACAACGGAAGCGCAAGACGAGGAAGCTCAGAAGACGTCCGTTGTAGATTATTTGAAGGAGATTAAGACAAGGTTGGAAGACTTGCAGTCGGTTAATCTGAAGACCAATGAAGAGTTGATTGATCACGAGATTAAGCTGTCGTTTGTGAAGGACGATGACAATGAGAAGATGGATGATGACGTGCTGTTGAATGAGGACCAGGCTGTCATGGAAGAGGAGAAGAGAGCTATGGGACAG GTGGCGCTCAACCAAGAATTGCAAGAGCTCAACCGCGCTATGGCCATCAAGGCGTCCGTGGTCCAAGCTATACTGGCTAACAATAAAGACATGTTGGAGAGTCATAATAACTTACGTGAGAATGAAGAGAAGATCGCCAAGTTGGAGAAAGAGCGAGACGAGTTGATGCAACAGTTGAAGCAAACCAAG AGCAAGGATCCATCCCACGAGGAACGCCGCACCAAAGTGTCGACCCTTGAGGCGGAGATTTCAGACCTAAAGAAGAAGTGCCAGCAACAGGCCAACATCATCAAAACTAAAGAGAAGAATGAAGCCAAGATTGCTGCCCTCAATGCTGAATTACAAGCTATGAAGGCTACTAAG gtgaaaataataaaacaaatgcgCGAAGAGAGTGAGAAGTTCCGCAAATGGAAAGCGGACAACGAACGAGCTATGTTGAGACTGAAGAACGAGGATCGCAAGCGTGCCACCGCCATGGCCAAGATGGAGTCTCTGCACGCGAAACAACAGAACGTGCTCAAACGCAAGATGGAGGAGGCGGTCGCCGTCAACAAGAGATTGAAG GAAGCCCTAGAAAGACAAAAGAATACGGCAATGAAACGCAACGCGAAGGGAAGCGTGAAGGCGGGCGCAGTACAGCAGTACATTGAACAAGAATTGGAAGTACATTTGAGCATTGTCGAAGCTGAGAAGTCATTGGAGGAGCTCATGGAATATAG ggCATGGATTACGGAGCAAATCGAGATTCTCCGCAACAGTACAGACGATGTAGAGAATCGCAAGAAGATTGCCGAGTTGGAAGACGACCTCGCTTTGAGGAAGGCGCAGATATCTGACCTCCAGCAGAAGATATTGACCGCTGATCAAG AAAACAAATCGCGCACGCAATGGGACAACATCCAGTCGATGTTGGAAGCGAAGGTGGCTCTGAAGTGCCTCTTCGAATTACTGGTGGACACCAAGCGCGAGCTGCAGAACCAGAGCGAGAAAGGCTTCCAGGCGCGGTACGAGGAGGTCAAGGAGGCGCATGATAG gttAATGGTAGAATACGAACACAGCAAGGCTGAATTCGAGAGGCAGTTGGCTACAGTCAAGATGCAAAGTGAACAAAAG TTGACGGCCCTAGTGGCGCTCCAACGCGGCGTCGTTCGCGGCGACAAGAGCGAGGCGTGCAAACACTTGCAGAACGTGATACAATACCAGCAGGACAAGTTGGAACAGGTCGAGGAGGAGAAT aaaaaactAATGGACGAACTCGAGCAGCTTCGTTCCGCCGGCACAAAGGCTAAGAAGCAGCGTAAGAACGGTCCCGTGGAGAAACTGAAGGAAGAATACGTGGAGCCGACTGATGAGGAGGACGACGAGGACGAGGACGAGGAGCGGGACCCCGACTGGAGGGCCACGCCGCTCTTCAAGAGGATACAG GCGCAGCGTTCCTCCCGCCTGACCATGAACTTCAAGCCGGAGGCGGACAGCTCGCGCGCCCCCAAGCGAGGCAGCGACGGCGCGCCGCACTGCTGCTGTCGCGGCAGCTGCTCCACCAAGATGTGCGGCTGTGTCAAGAATGAAAAG ggtTGCGGAAGCGCTTGCAGATGCCAGAGCGCGCTTTGTAGAAATAGAAGGAGAACATCTTCTGACAGCGAAGATAAAGAGAATAAC CCGTCCGGTACGGAAATGTCTTCCTCCTTAGATACAACGCCGCAGTCGTACTTCGATAAGCG GTTTGAAACATCAAAAGAACTGGAAAAACAAAACTCGCCTAGCAAAAGCGATAGCCCTCAAAAAAGCGGGTCTAACCAAGTTGCGCGTCCCATGCGTCCTTTGGCAGACCGCCGGGCCGCTGCCGAGAACCGCACGCAGCGATGGAT AAACTATCTTGACGCGACGTATGTAAAGGCGAAAAGGCCTTATTTCTTCCCGCTTGATCCGAGCGAAGAACAAGCTAAACCTATAAAG ACTGAATAA